ACGCCGAGCGCAGGTCGTAGATGCCGTGCTCCGGAGCCGCCGCGGTGAACAGGTCAGGTTCCTGCGTGACGAGGAATCCCTGCGCGATGCCGCCGTACGAGAACCCGTGACCGAAGACCCGGTCGGGGTCGACCCAGCCGCGGTCGGCGAGCGACTCGACGCCCGCCGCGATGTCGTCGACCTCGGCGGTCCCCCACTTCCCGGTCAGCTCCGCGGTGAACTCGCGGCCGCGGGAGGTGCCGCCGCGGTAGTTCGGCCGGAAGACGAGGTACCCCCGGCTCGTCAGCGCGGCGTGCGCGAAGCTGAACACCGGCTCGTCGTACGACATCGGGCCGCCGTGGATCGCTACCACCAGCGGGTGGTCGCCCGCCTCGGGGGCGACCTCGGGGTCGTGGTAGAGGACGCCGTCGAGCGTCCAGCCGTCGGACTCCCACTCCACCCGCTCGGCGGTCGGCATCGCGAACTCCTCCGTGAGCGACTCGTTGACGCGGGAGAGCCGTCGGAGGGAGTCGGGCTCGGTTTCGGCGTCGAGGTCGTCGACGCCGACCGCGTACAGGTCGCTCCCGTCCGTCGGGTGCGAGAGGACCGTCACGGCCGTCTCACCGCCGTCGTCGACGCCGAAGGCGGCCATGGCGCGGTCGTGGCCCTGCGCCTCGAAGACGCGCGTCGCGGTCCCGCCGGGACCGTCGTCGTCGAGGTCGACCCGGACCAGGCGAGTGCTGCTCTCGTCGGCGATCCGGACGTGGATCGCGTCGTCGACCCACGCGGGTTCGCCGCCGCGGGCGACCGTCCGGTCGAGGTCGGCGGTGAGGGAGACGGGGGCCGCGCGGTCGGCCTCGTCGCCGGCGTCGACGAGGTACACCTCGGCCGGGGCTGGCGGGTCGTCCGGGTCGCTCGCGACGGTCGCGATCCCCTCGCCGTCCGGCCGCCACGCCGGCGCGCCGTGGGTGAGGTCGCCGCCGGTGAGCCGCTCCGCGTCGCCGCCCTCAGGCGACACGACGTAGAGGTCGCGGACGGTGGTGTCGTCCGGGCGGTCGAGCCGGCAGGCGGTGAAGGCGATCCGGCCGTCCGGTCCCCACGCGGGGCCCATGCCGGCGATGTCCTCGAACGCGCCGCCGCCGTACGCGTCGTCGAGGCGGCGCGGGTCGCTCTCGGGGTCGTCGAGGTCGACCACGAAGAGGTACCGCGTCACGTCGTCGGTCCACCCCGCGCCGTTCACCTTGTGCTGGAGCCGCGTCGTCTCGATCGGCCCGCCCTCCTCGCGCACCTGATCGAGGTACTCGGACTCCTCGTCGGTCGGGTCGCGAGACTCGATCACAAGGCGGTCGCCCTCGGGCGAGAAGTCGAAGCCGGCGACGCCCTCGTCGCGCTCGGTGACCTGCCGCGCGTCGCCGCCCAAGGCGAGGTCGAACAGCCACACCTGCGGCTTCGGCTCCTCGTCGCCGTTTCCGAAGGGGTCGTCCTCCGGCTCTCCCTCCTCGTCCGTTTCACCCCCCTCGGAGGCGTCGTCGTCGTCTCCGGACTCGTCGCGGTCCCGCCAGCCGACCCGTCGCTCCGCGTCGCGCTCGCGGGCGGCCACGAACGCGAGGCGGTCGCCGTCCGGCCCCCACGTCGGCGCGGAAGCCCCGGACGCACTCGTCAGCCGGTGCGGCTCGCGGGAGCCGTCGGTCGGGACGACGAACAGCGAGGAGACCGCCTCGTCGGCGGCCTGATCGTACTCGGCCGCGGTGAAGGCGACGCGGTCACCGGTCGGGGAGACGGCGACCTCGCCGATCTGGGTCAGGTCGTAGTACGCGTCCAAAGGCAGTTCCGACATGGACACTCCCAGCGGTGGAGGGAGGAAATACGTTCGGGCCGCGGAACCCGAGCGGCGACCGACTTAACCCCGACGCGGTCCGACGGCCGCCGTGTTCCGCGACCTCTCGCGACCGATCGAGACCGGGATGCCGACCTACCCCGGCGACCCCGGCGTGACGCTCGGGCCCGACGCGACCCACGAGACGGACGGCTACGCGACGAGCGGACTGCGCACCGGGACCCACGCGGGGACGCACGTCGACGCGCCGCGACACACCGTCCGCGACGGGGAGACCATCGACGACCGGGAGGTCGGGTCGTTCGCGTTCGACGCCCGCCTCGTCGACCTCGGGCCGCTGGAGCCGCGGGAGGCCGTCGGTCCCGACGCGTTGCCCGACCCGAGCGCCCTCGACGAGGCGGTCGACCTCCTCGTCCTCCGGACCGGGTGGGCGTCGCGCTGGGGGTCCGAGCGGTACCGCGACCACCCGTACCTGACCGCGGCGGCCGCCGGGCGCTGCCGGGAGGCGGGCGTCGGCGTCGGGCTGGACGCGTTCGGGCCGGACCCGACGCCGACGACGGGGGACGGTCCCGAATCGGGCCCACCCACGGGGGGCGACGAGCCCGACGGCACGCCCGCGCACGACGTCCTGCTC
This genomic stretch from Halorubrum hochsteinianum harbors:
- a CDS encoding cyclase family protein → MFRDLSRPIETGMPTYPGDPGVTLGPDATHETDGYATSGLRTGTHAGTHVDAPRHTVRDGETIDDREVGSFAFDARLVDLGPLEPREAVGPDALPDPSALDEAVDLLVLRTGWASRWGSERYRDHPYLTAAAAGRCREAGVGVGLDAFGPDPTPTTGDGPESGPPTGGDEPDGTPAHDVLLGGSLPIVENLRGLDGLPDRFRLYAFPLRLRGADGSPVRAVAEWE
- a CDS encoding S9 family peptidase, whose product is MSELPLDAYYDLTQIGEVAVSPTGDRVAFTAAEYDQAADEAVSSLFVVPTDGSREPHRLTSASGASAPTWGPDGDRLAFVAARERDAERRVGWRDRDESGDDDDASEGGETDEEGEPEDDPFGNGDEEPKPQVWLFDLALGGDARQVTERDEGVAGFDFSPEGDRLVIESRDPTDEESEYLDQVREEGGPIETTRLQHKVNGAGWTDDVTRYLFVVDLDDPESDPRRLDDAYGGGAFEDIAGMGPAWGPDGRIAFTACRLDRPDDTTVRDLYVVSPEGGDAERLTGGDLTHGAPAWRPDGEGIATVASDPDDPPAPAEVYLVDAGDEADRAAPVSLTADLDRTVARGGEPAWVDDAIHVRIADESSTRLVRVDLDDDGPGGTATRVFEAQGHDRAMAAFGVDDGGETAVTVLSHPTDGSDLYAVGVDDLDAETEPDSLRRLSRVNESLTEEFAMPTAERVEWESDGWTLDGVLYHDPEVAPEAGDHPLVVAIHGGPMSYDEPVFSFAHAALTSRGYLVFRPNYRGGTSRGREFTAELTGKWGTAEVDDIAAGVESLADRGWVDPDRVFGHGFSYGGIAQGFLVTQEPDLFTAAAPEHGIYDLRSAFGTDDTHVWLEAEFGLPWENPEAYDSSTAVLDAGNIETPLLVMAGGEDWRCPPSQSEQLYVAARKQGIDAELVVYPDEHHNIGDPDRAIHRLETILDWYETHDPAVADATRSGEE